Within the Agromyces atrinae genome, the region GCCCTTGTTGAGGAACGCCATCTGCTGGAAGCGAGTGCGCAGCGTCTCGTAGTCGAACTCGATCGTCTCGAAGATCTCGGGGCTCGGCCAGAACGTGATGGTCGTGCCCGTGATGTCGGTCGACTCGCCCTTCGCGAGCGGAGCGTCGGGAACACCGATGCTGAACGACTGGCGCCACACGTGCTCCTGGCGGCGCACCTCGACGTCGAGCTTCGTCGACAGCGCGTTCACGACCGACGAACCGACGCCGTGCAGACCGCCGGAGACGGCATATCCGCCGCCGCCGAACTTTCCACCGGCGTGCAGGACGGTCAGGACGACCTCGACGGTCGAGCGACCTTCGGTCTTGTGGATGTCGACGGGGATGCCTCGACCGTTGTCGACCACGCGGACGGCGCCGTCCGGGAGGATCGTGACGTCGATCTCGTCGCAGTAGCCCGCGAGCGCTTCGTCGACGGAGTTGTCGACGATCTCGTACACGAGGTGGTGGAGACCGCGGGGCCCCGTGGACCCGATGTACATACCGGGCCTCTTGCGTACCGCCTCGAGACCCTCGAGAACCTGGATGTCATCGGCGCCGTATTCGGGCTTTCGATCGGGGGTCTGATTCGGCTCGGCTGTCATGTGTAAAGGGGCTCCTACGGTAATGAGGGCGACTCTTCAGCCTATCAAACCTGCGCCACCCGCGAGCCGTTACGCGCCTCGCTGACGGGCTTTTCTTGGGCGCGTGACCGAATTTGTCTTGTCAACCGTAAGTATCGCGAGGACCACGCCCTGGAATCGATCTGGGGCCCCTTTTCCACGATGGGGCGTCCGGGCCTTGAAAGCGGATCGATTCGATGCCCGCGTGAGGGAACCGTTCGACGATGCGCGTGACGATGTCGGCGCGCATCATCCGCAACTGCGTCGCCCACGCCGTCGACTCGCAGCGCACGATGAGCACACCGTCGGTGATCGACAGGGGTTCCGAGTGCTTCGCCGTCTCCTCGCCCGCGACATCCCCCCACGAATCGAGCAGTTCGTGCTGCGCGAGGGGCGAGTTCCAGCCGAGCTGTGCGGTGAGAGACGTGAGCGCGTCGCCGAGGCCCTTCGGATCCCGGCCGGAACCGAAGGGAACGCTGTCGGCGGGCGTGACCTTCCGCTCCTGCCGCGTGTACCGGCGGGCACCGCCGAAGATCTCGCGCATGTGCGCGTAGACGCGCGCGGCTTCGCTACTCATCGCGCGGCCCGTCGACGATCTCACCACGGTGGATGTGCACGACGCGTTCGGCGAGAGCGTCGGGCACGTCTTCGAGCACCGCGGCCGTGATGAGCACCTGCTCGTACCCCGTGATCGCCGCGGCGAGGCTCTCGCGCCGGCGCCGATCGAGCTCGGCGAACACATCGTCGAGGATGAGGACCGGGTCGCCTCCCGCGGAATCGCGGCGAAGGAGCTCGGCGGATGCCAGCTTGAGCGCCAACGCGAACGACCACGACTCACCGTGGCTCGCGTAGCCCTTCGCCGGAAGACCGTTCAGTTCGAGGAGGACGTCGTCGCGGTGGGGGCCGGCGAGCGTGACGCCGCGGTCGAGTTCGGCACGGCGCTGATTCGCGAGAGCTGCGCGGAAGCGGTCGGCCGTCGGGATGGCGGGGATCTCGCTCACCACGGGGACGTCGGCGCTCTCACGGCCGTCGATGGAGAGCAGGGGAACGAGAGCAGGCCCGTGATCGGCGTCGACGATGCCGCGGTAGGCGACGCGCAGCGGTTCGGCGAGTTCGGCGACGAGTGCGCTGCGTTCGTCGATGATCTCGGAACCCAACGTGACGAGGCGCTCGTCCCAGATCTCGAGGGTCGACAGCTGGGCCTCGCGCAAGCCGCTCGAGCGCGCCGATTTCAGGAGCGTGTTGCGCTGGCGGAGCACACGGTCGTAGTCCGACATGACGCCGGCGAGACGCGGCGTCTGCTGGACGAGGAGTTCATCGAGGAATCGCCGACGGACTCCCGGCTCGCCGCGCACGAGCGCGAGATCTTCGGGAGCGAAGAGCACGCTGTGGCAGTAGCGCGGAAGCTCGCGGGTCTTGATCGGCGAACGATTGACCTGGGCCCGGTTCGCCGCACCGCGGTTGAGCTGCACCTCGACGAGCAGCTCGCGGCCGGCGTGCTGGAGTCGAGCGCGAATGATCGCAGCCTCGGCACCGGCACGGATGAGCGCCTGGTCGCTCGACACCCGGTGGGATCCGAGCGTGCTCAGGTATCCGATCGCCTCGACGAGGTTCGTCTTGCCCTGCCCGTTTCGCCCGACGAGCAGGGTGGCCCCGGCCGAGAGGTCGATCTCGGCCGTGGCGTAGTTGCGGTAATCCGTCAGCGAGAGGTGCGTGACATGCACGACTACTCGCCTGCCGGTGCCTTCTTCACGGAGTGGCCACCGAACTCGTTGCGGAGAGCGGCGACGGCGCGCATCGCGGGCGAGTCGTCCTGGCGCGAGACGAAGCGGGCGAAGATCGATGCGCTGATCGTCGGAACGGGAACCGCGTTGGCGATCGCCTCTTCGACGGTCCAGCGACCCTCGCCCGAGTCTTCGACATAGCCTTCGATGTCATCCATCTGGGGATCCTTCTCGAGGGCATCCACGAGGAGTTCGAGCAACCAAGAGCGCACGACGGTGCCGCGCTGCCACGCCTTGAAGGTCGCGGGAACGTCGGAGATCAGATCGGTTCGCTTCGCGAGGAGTTCATACCCCTCGGCGTATGCCTGCATGAGCGCGTACTCGATGCCGTTGTGCACCATCTTCGCGTAGTGGCCGGCGCCGACGGGGCCGACGTGCACGAAGCCCTCTTCGCGCGGTCCTTCCGGACGCAGTGCGTCGAAGACGGGCATGAGTTCGGCGATGTCGTCATCGGCGCCGCCGACCATGAGGCCGTAGCCGAACTCCTCGCCCCAGACGCCGCCGGACACACCGGCGTCGACGAAGCGGATGCCTCGAGCGGCGAGCACTTCGGCGTGGGCGAAGTCTTCGGTGAAGCGCGAGTTGCCGCCGTCGATGACGAGGTCGCCCTCGTCGAGCAGGTCGGCCAACTCGGTCACGACGGAGTCGGTGATCTCACCGGCGGGCACCATGACCCAGACGGCGCGCGGCGCGGGAAGCGCGGCCTTGAGCGCGGCGAGGTCGGCGACATCCGACACGGCCGGGTTGCGGTCGTAGCCGGTGACGTCGATTCCGTGCTCACGCAGACGGGCGCGCATGTTGGCGCCCATCTTGCCGAGGCCGATGAGTCCGAGGTGCATTGATGCTCCGATCAGCGCAGCAGAAGGTTCGGCTGCAGGAGGTAGCGATAGCTGTCGGCGCCGGGCTGGTCGCGCGACGTCTGGCTGGTGATGAGAACCGGTCCCGGCTTGTTCGGGTTCTCGGTCTTCGTGAACGAGATGCGCACGAACTCCGAGTGCACGGCGCCGAGGCCGTCGAGCAGGAACTGGGGCTTGAGCGACACGACGATGTCGGTGCCCGTGAGCACGACGTCGATGGTCTCGGATGCCTGCGCCTGCTCGCTGCCGATCGCCTCGAGGGTGACTCCGTCGGCCGTGAACGTGAAGCGCAGGGCGGCCTCACGCTCGAGCACGAGCGAGACGCGACGGGTCGCTTCGATGAGCTCGGCGGTGTTGAGCACCGCGTAGTTGTCGACCGTCTCGGGGAAGAGACGGCGGACGGGCGGGAAGTTGCCCTTGATGAGCAGGCTCGTCACGGTCTTCGTGCCGGCGGTGAACGCGATGAGCTCGCGGTCGTCACGGCTCTCGATCGACACGCTGATGTTGCCCGAGTGGCCGAAGGTCTTGCCGACCTCCTGCAGGGTGCGGGCGGGCACGAGCGCGGTGAGAGTCTCGGTGGAGGCCTGGGATCCGCCGTCCCACTCGATCTCGCGCACGGCGACGCGGTAGCGGTCGGTCGCGACGAGGCTCAGGTTGTTCTCGGTGATCTCGAGCTGCACACCGGTGATGACGGGGGTGACGTCGTCGCGGCTCGCCGCAACGGCGACCTGAGCGACGGCGGCTGCGAACTCTTCGCCGGGCACGAGGCCCGAATCGTCGCCGATCTGCGGGATGCTCGGATATTCCTCGACGGGCATCGACAGCAGCGTGAAGCTCGCGGATCCGCACGAGACCGAGATGCGGCCCTCGTCGGTCGAGAAACGAACCGGCGCGTTGGGGAGTCGGCTGGCGATCTCGGCGAGGAGTCGTCCGGAGACGAGGATCGTGCCGGGCTCTTCGACGTCGGCGTCGATCTGCGTCTGCGAGGAGACCTCGTAGTCGAAGGATGACAGCAGCAGACCGGCATCCGTCGCTTCGATGAGAACGCCCGACAGGATCGGGAGGGTGGTTCGCTGCGGGAGCAGCTTGACCGCGAATGACACGGCTTCGCTGAAGACGTCGCGGTTGACCTGGAACTTCACGCGTACTCCCTCAGTGGATGGATCGCTAACGGCTCCCATGCTATCCACACACTCTTGTCATTCGTGAGCCGGGTTCTCTGGGAGTGCCCCACCGCGTCAAGGTTGTCGGACGTGGAGAGATAGAGAAATTTCTTTAACCTCGTTAACCGCTGTGGAAACTGTGGATAACTCGGTGGATCCCGCTCATCGAGAGGGAACTACAGACGTGTGACTTGTGAGTGAGCTGTGCAACTTGTTCGATCGAGGTCATGGCGTCTGCCCCGAAAATACGGGAGTTTTCACAAGAAGCAGCGGAGTTTCCACGTTAATGAGGATCTTGCTCATTAACATTCCACACGTTATCCACATGTGGGTTCGTGAACTCAGCGGTAGCGGTTCGTCTGCTTGATTCGAGCGGTGAGCTCGGTGACCTGGTTGTAGATCGAGCGACGTTCCTTCATGAGCTCCGAGATCTTCTTGTTGGCGTACATGACCGTGGTGTGGTCGCGGTTGCCGAACAATTGACCGATCTTAGGGAGCGAGAGGTTCGTGAGCTCGCGGCAGAGATACATGGCGATCTGTCGTGCCGTCGCGACGGCCTGCGAGCGACTCGAGCCGTAGAGGTCGTCGACCGTGAGCTTGAAGTAGTCGGCCGTGTTCTGGATGATGTCGACCGGCGCGATGACGTTGTCTTCGTCGAGGGTGATGAGGTCCTTCAGCACCGTCTGCACGAGCTGCATGTCGACGGGAGTGCGGTTGAGGCTCGAGAAGGCCGTGACGCGGATGAGGGTTCCCTCGAGTTCGCGGATGTTCGACGAGACCTTGGTCGCGATGTATTCGAGGATGTCGTCGGGAACCTGAAGCCGGTCGCTCTGGGCCTTCTTACGGAGGATCGCTATGCGGGTCTCGAGGTCGGGCGCCTGCACGTCGGTGATGAGACCCCACTCGAAGCGGCTGCGCATGCGGTCCTCGAAGCCCGTCAGGTGCTTCGGCGGCAGGTCGCTCGTGATGACGACCTGCTTGTTGTGGTCGTGCAGGGTGTTGAACGTGTGGAAGAAGGCCTCTTGCGTCTCGGCCTTGCCCTGCAGGAACTGGATGTCGTCGATGAGGAGGATGTCGATGTTGCGATACCGCTGCTGGAACAACGAGCCGCGGTTGTTCGCGATCGAGTTGATGAAGTCGTTGGTGAACTCCTCCGAGCTCACGTACCTCACGCGCACTCCCGGGTACAGGCTCATCGCGTAGTGACCGATGGCGTGCAGGAGGTGGGTCTTGCCGAGGCCCGACTCCCCGTAGATGAAGAGCGGGTTGTAGGCCTTGGCCGGCGCCTCGGCGACGGCGACCGCTGCAGCGTGCGCGAAACGGTTGGACTGACCGATGACGAAGTTGTCGAAGCTGTATTTGGCGTTGAGGCGGGTGTCGCCCGGCCGATCGGGGGCCGGCTGCTCGAAGACCGAGTGCGGGTTGATCGGCATGACGGGAGCCGGGGCGCTGTCGATGACCGGAGCAATGGGCTCCGGTGAGATGCGCGCTTCCTGCTCGAGCTCCGGGTTGACGACGACGTAGAACGACGTGACGGGGGATGCCGACTCGAGCTCGCTCATCGCAGCCAGCATCGGGATCCGCATGCGCTGGTTCAGCATGCTCGCGGTGAAGTCGTTCGGCACTTCGAGGTAGAAGGTTCCGGCCGCGATGCCCTTCGGCTCGACGAGATTGAGGAAGCCCTGCAGCATCGGCGTGATCGAGTCGTCGTTCGAGAGTCGATCGAGCACGATCGCCCAGATTTCTGAGATGGGCGTTTCCGCGTCGGCCATGGTCCCCGCTATCGATGTGGTGGAAAAGTTATCCACCACCTGTGCGCAACTGCTGTGGAATTCCCGGAATTCTGCACTTCGGGCTGGGGATAACGTGGTTCCACACGGTACTCCGATCGGCTCGTCGGCGACAAATTCCGAATCGGGAAAGCCGAGAATCGCCGCGTGTCGCTCGTCACGCAAGCTGAGGAATCGTGGAGAATCGTCCGTTCGCGGTCGGTTCGGTTTGACCTCGTTCAGGCGAAGCCGTAGGTTTAATCAGTTGACCGCAGCCCTTGTGGGCACCCAGCTTTCCCGGTTCCGTGCATTCGTGCGCCGAGAGCCCGGAGC harbors:
- a CDS encoding DUF721 domain-containing protein; amino-acid sequence: MSSEAARVYAHMREIFGGARRYTRQERKVTPADSVPFGSGRDPKGLGDALTSLTAQLGWNSPLAQHELLDSWGDVAGEETAKHSEPLSITDGVLIVRCESTAWATQLRMMRADIVTRIVERFPHAGIESIRFQGPDAPSWKRGPRSIPGRGPRDTYG
- the dnaN gene encoding DNA polymerase III subunit beta → MKFQVNRDVFSEAVSFAVKLLPQRTTLPILSGVLIEATDAGLLLSSFDYEVSSQTQIDADVEEPGTILVSGRLLAEIASRLPNAPVRFSTDEGRISVSCGSASFTLLSMPVEEYPSIPQIGDDSGLVPGEEFAAAVAQVAVAASRDDVTPVITGVQLEITENNLSLVATDRYRVAVREIEWDGGSQASTETLTALVPARTLQEVGKTFGHSGNISVSIESRDDRELIAFTAGTKTVTSLLIKGNFPPVRRLFPETVDNYAVLNTAELIEATRRVSLVLEREAALRFTFTADGVTLEAIGSEQAQASETIDVVLTGTDIVVSLKPQFLLDGLGAVHSEFVRISFTKTENPNKPGPVLITSQTSRDQPGADSYRYLLQPNLLLR
- the recF gene encoding DNA replication/repair protein RecF (All proteins in this family for which functions are known are DNA-binding proteins that assist the filamentation of RecA onto DNA for the initiation of recombination or recombinational repair.), which gives rise to MHVTHLSLTDYRNYATAEIDLSAGATLLVGRNGQGKTNLVEAIGYLSTLGSHRVSSDQALIRAGAEAAIIRARLQHAGRELLVEVQLNRGAANRAQVNRSPIKTRELPRYCHSVLFAPEDLALVRGEPGVRRRFLDELLVQQTPRLAGVMSDYDRVLRQRNTLLKSARSSGLREAQLSTLEIWDERLVTLGSEIIDERSALVAELAEPLRVAYRGIVDADHGPALVPLLSIDGRESADVPVVSEIPAIPTADRFRAALANQRRAELDRGVTLAGPHRDDVLLELNGLPAKGYASHGESWSFALALKLASAELLRRDSAGGDPVLILDDVFAELDRRRRESLAAAITGYEQVLITAAVLEDVPDALAERVVHIHRGEIVDGPRDE
- the dnaA gene encoding chromosomal replication initiator protein DnaA, with the translated sequence MADAETPISEIWAIVLDRLSNDDSITPMLQGFLNLVEPKGIAAGTFYLEVPNDFTASMLNQRMRIPMLAAMSELESASPVTSFYVVVNPELEQEARISPEPIAPVIDSAPAPVMPINPHSVFEQPAPDRPGDTRLNAKYSFDNFVIGQSNRFAHAAAVAVAEAPAKAYNPLFIYGESGLGKTHLLHAIGHYAMSLYPGVRVRYVSSEEFTNDFINSIANNRGSLFQQRYRNIDILLIDDIQFLQGKAETQEAFFHTFNTLHDHNKQVVITSDLPPKHLTGFEDRMRSRFEWGLITDVQAPDLETRIAILRKKAQSDRLQVPDDILEYIATKVSSNIRELEGTLIRVTAFSSLNRTPVDMQLVQTVLKDLITLDEDNVIAPVDIIQNTADYFKLTVDDLYGSSRSQAVATARQIAMYLCRELTNLSLPKIGQLFGNRDHTTVMYANKKISELMKERRSIYNQVTELTARIKQTNRYR
- the gnd gene encoding phosphogluconate dehydrogenase (NAD(+)-dependent, decarboxylating), with the protein product MHLGLIGLGKMGANMRARLREHGIDVTGYDRNPAVSDVADLAALKAALPAPRAVWVMVPAGEITDSVVTELADLLDEGDLVIDGGNSRFTEDFAHAEVLAARGIRFVDAGVSGGVWGEEFGYGLMVGGADDDIAELMPVFDALRPEGPREEGFVHVGPVGAGHYAKMVHNGIEYALMQAYAEGYELLAKRTDLISDVPATFKAWQRGTVVRSWLLELLVDALEKDPQMDDIEGYVEDSGEGRWTVEEAIANAVPVPTISASIFARFVSRQDDSPAMRAVAALRNEFGGHSVKKAPAGE